The following proteins come from a genomic window of Ailuropoda melanoleuca isolate Jingjing chromosome 2, ASM200744v2, whole genome shotgun sequence:
- the LOC117801008 gene encoding guanylate-binding protein 4-like isoform X1, with amino-acid sequence MQKIHQTIGAVPCLDDVVIPLSWGEIPTEMVLALPHLHHEAASTAQHSQDHELQKQYLDLLQMKEELEESCKKKDELLRDAQRALAEERDKRETAEREKQLLEERCTRLRRQLNLLEIYCKESMIQMKEELRRREKHEKEQDERIRRLEAKMEDLTEKKQNTENYGTSKTTANDKKENTLEPSWWSKICELIQELHLLIAKFFSCG; translated from the exons ATGCAAAAGATACATCAAACTAT TGGAGCAGTTCCTTGTCTGGACGACGTAGTGATACCCCTGTCCTGGGGTGAGATTCCCACAGAAATGGTCCTGGCACTCCCACACCTACACCATGAGGCAGCCTCCACAGCGCAGCACTCCCAAGATCACGAGCTACAGAAGCAGTACCTG GACTTGCTGCAGATGAAGGAGGAATTAGAGGAAAGCTGTAAGAAGAAAGACGAGCTTCTTCGTGATGCACAAAGAGCCTTAGCAG AGGAGCGGGACAAAAGAGAGACggcagagagggaaaagcagcttCTTGAGGAAAGATGTACACGGTTGCGGCGACAGTTAAATCTTCTAGAAATATATTGCAAGGAATCCATGATCCAGATGAAAGAGGAGCTGAGACGGAGAGAAAAGCATGAGAAAGAGCAGGATGAGAGGATTCGGAGGCTTGAG GCCAAAATGGAAGATTTgactgaaaaaaagcaaaacactgaAAATTACGGCACTTCAAAGACAACggcaaatgataaaaaagaaaatactttggaGCCTTCATGGTGGTCTAAAATTTGTGAGCTGATACAAGAGCTGCATTTACTAATTGCCAAGTTTTTCTCTTGTGGATAA
- the LOC117801008 gene encoding guanylate-binding protein 6-like isoform X2 codes for MVLALPHLHHEAASTAQHSQDHELQKQYLDLLQMKEELEESCKKKDELLRDAQRALAEERDKRETAEREKQLLEERCTRLRRQLNLLEIYCKESMIQMKEELRRREKHEKEQDERIRRLEAKMEDLTEKKQNTENYGTSKTTANDKKENTLEPSWWSKICELIQELHLLIAKFFSCG; via the exons ATGGTCCTGGCACTCCCACACCTACACCATGAGGCAGCCTCCACAGCGCAGCACTCCCAAGATCACGAGCTACAGAAGCAGTACCTG GACTTGCTGCAGATGAAGGAGGAATTAGAGGAAAGCTGTAAGAAGAAAGACGAGCTTCTTCGTGATGCACAAAGAGCCTTAGCAG AGGAGCGGGACAAAAGAGAGACggcagagagggaaaagcagcttCTTGAGGAAAGATGTACACGGTTGCGGCGACAGTTAAATCTTCTAGAAATATATTGCAAGGAATCCATGATCCAGATGAAAGAGGAGCTGAGACGGAGAGAAAAGCATGAGAAAGAGCAGGATGAGAGGATTCGGAGGCTTGAG GCCAAAATGGAAGATTTgactgaaaaaaagcaaaacactgaAAATTACGGCACTTCAAAGACAACggcaaatgataaaaaagaaaatactttggaGCCTTCATGGTGGTCTAAAATTTGTGAGCTGATACAAGAGCTGCATTTACTAATTGCCAAGTTTTTCTCTTGTGGATAA